Part of the Virgibacillus natechei genome is shown below.
ATGGACCACCCTGCTGGTTGAATTTGGAATAGGGGAATCGATCATCTCGCCGCCGTCCTTGTCGGCCATTTCAGCAAAGTAACGAAAAACACCTGCAATATCATCCATATCTCCGCGACTTTCCTCTACTGTTTTACCCGTGTCGAGTGATTCAAGCTCCGCCAACTCCGCGTGGTCACGCTCGATCAAATCGGCAATACCATGAACAATCTTACCACGCCTTATTGCGGGGATTGAAGGCCACTCCGCTTGGTCAAAAGCCTCCCGAGCAGCCGCAATCGCTAATTTCACGTCTACCTCATTGCCTTCCGTCGCCGTTGCAATGACTTCTTGATTGTAAGGATTTATAATATCCCTTGTTTCTTTGGAACTAGCTTCCATCCATTCGCCGTTAATAAACATCTTTTTCATACGTTCACCTCACGCATCCTTCAGCTACTTATTTATATACAACCACCTGATCGTCCTCAATCGCGACTTGGAAACTGCGTAATTTTTTGTCAGGTTCCGCCAGCATAACACCATCATTTTTAATGTCATATTCGAGCGCATGCCACGGGCAACGGAGGATTTCACCATCTTTAATATATTCATAGTTGCCATGAATATCTGTACGTTTTGTATCACCACATAAGATACCTTCTGAAAGCGGGGCGCCCTGGTGCAGACATCGATTGGCAAATGCGTAAAATTCACCGTCTTTCGTGCGACAAACAACGATCGGGATCTTCCCTAATGTAGCACTTCTCATCTTACCGGGATGAATATCTTCTTTTTCACACACAACTTCTCTCATTATTTCACACTCCCTGCTGGTTGCGGCAATTTAGGGTAGGCAGCTCGCGCATTTTCGGAATAAATTTTTTCCTCCAACGCCTCGTCTAATTTAGGAAGCGCCTCTAGTGGGGAATCATAATCCCAATGTGGATAATCTGTTGCAAAACAAATCATATCCTCCGACCCCATTTGATCCACAAATTGCATAAATTCTTTCTGGCTTAATTCTTCAACGGGTTGGGTTGTAAAACGGACATGTTCCTGAATGATGCGACTGGGCATCCGTTTCACCCAAGGAATTTCGTGGCGAAGTTCCTTATACTGTTGATCCATCTTTTTCATTAGATGCGGGACATGCGTGAATCCACCCTCAATCATAATTAGGTGCAAGCCAGGGAATTTATCAAATACACCGTTAAACACCATGTTGGAGACTTGAATCATATGCGCCGTTGGCAACATCGTATGCCACTCGATAAAATAACGCGGCCAGCCCCCGAAATGAGTAGGTGGCTCATTATGGTGCATACCAATTGATAAATTGTGGCGCTCCGCTGCTTCGTAAATTGGATGATAGTACGGATCCCCCCACGAGCGGGTGTCAATTGGCAGCAATATTTGCACCATTTTAGGATGGGACCCGACCCGTTCTATCTCACGAACCGCTTGTTGTGGCTCCTGTGCCGCAATATGAACGGAACCATATAAACGGCTATCCTTTTCCAGCCAGTTTTCAATTTGCCAATCGTTATAGGCGCTCGCTAAAGCA
Proteins encoded:
- a CDS encoding Rieske (2Fe-2S) protein, with product MREVVCEKEDIHPGKMRSATLGKIPIVVCRTKDGEFYAFANRCLHQGAPLSEGILCGDTKRTDIHGNYEYIKDGEILRCPWHALEYDIKNDGVMLAEPDKKLRSFQVAIEDDQVVVYK
- a CDS encoding amidohydrolase family protein, whose translation is MPKRRKQRRIIDTDIHERVTYSDLLPYLDNPWRRYIEDNHWVQEKHMPYTQPTVAGVDRADAVTPDGGAAGTDLGFMQKQLLDAEGHEYGILSGALDPSPSSMHGWYEMATALASAYNDWQIENWLEKDSRLYGSVHIAAQEPQQAVREIERVGSHPKMVQILLPIDTRSWGDPYYHPIYEAAERHNLSIGMHHNEPPTHFGGWPRYFIEWHTMLPTAHMIQVSNMVFNGVFDKFPGLHLIMIEGGFTHVPHLMKKMDQQYKELRHEIPWVKRMPSRIIQEHVRFTTQPVEELSQKEFMQFVDQMGSEDMICFATDYPHWDYDSPLEALPKLDEALEEKIYSENARAAYPKLPQPAGSVK